Proteins encoded by one window of Xenopus tropicalis strain Nigerian chromosome 6, UCB_Xtro_10.0, whole genome shotgun sequence:
- the LOC100492282 gene encoding mas-related G-protein coupled receptor member D translates to MASNYTNTTHFNDTNYFGGSHAPDSVIHYTIAAAVAMGLCLIGIVGNIIVFWYLFFRIPRNKYTVYIINLAAADLLLLTFAAILMMVNINTLVGSNPDFEGNAGFYTFLEIIYDLSLYSGMYFLTAISMERCISVLFPLWYNNYRPKTLSVTMCICLWILGCSESLIENLSCTQEDFTNQTPVCTGVEIMTFTLSICICLPLMILSSFTLLIAIKKTFRNRYPPRLYIIIIAAVFIFILSVIPFNFLWFLMYFRLLPSIQDTLGLYFAGILTAALSSTANPYIYFIVGRLWKQKSSQSIHDTLHRAFKAEEDEKEEIKCEKENTSSNSGVTNSTSCDSDRTDNSHNTNTESIV, encoded by the coding sequence ATGGCATCCAACTACACAAACACAACGCATTTTAATGATACAAACTACTTTGGTGGAAGTCATGCTCCAGACTCCGTCATACATTATACAATAGCAGCTGCTGTTGCCATGGGCCTCTGTCTGATTGGAATAGTGGGAAATATAATAGTGTTCTGGTACCTTTTCTTCAGGATCCCGCGGAAcaaatacactgtttacattatTAACTTAGCTGCAGCTGACCTGCTGTTACTAACATTTGCTGCTATTTTAATGATGGTCAATATAAACACATTAGTTGGTAGCAATCCTGATTTTGAAGGAAATGCTGGATTTTATACCTTCTTAGAAATAATTTATGATCTTTCCCTATATTCTGGAATGTACTTTCTAACAGCTATCAGCATGGAAAGATGCATTTCTGTGCTTTTCCCTCTTTGGTATAATAATTATCGCCCAAAGACACTGTCAGTAACAATGTGTATTTGCCTTTGGATTCTTGGATGCTCAGAAAGTCTCATTGAAAACTTATCATGTACCCAAGAGGATTTTACTAATCAGACACCAGTTTGTACAGGAGTTGAGATTATGACATTCACTTTAAGCATTTGCATCTGTCTGCCACTAATGATCCTTTCTAGTTTCACTCTGCTAATTGCTATAAAGAAGACCTTCAGGAACAGATACCCACCAAGACTTTATATCATCATTATTGCTGCAGTCTTCATTTTCATCTTGTCCGTGATACCATTCAACTTCCTCTGGTTTCTAATGTACTTCAGACTTTTGCCTTCAATACAAGATACACTTGGTCTATACTTTGCAGGTATACTAACTGCAGCTTTAAGTTCTACTGCCAATCCATATATTTACTTCATTGTCGGTAGACTGTGGAAACAGAAATCAAGTCAATCAATTCATGATACTCTTCATAGAGCCTTCAAGGCAGAAGAAGATGAAAAGgaagaaataaaatgtgaaaaagaaaatacttCATCTAACAGTGGTGTAACAAACAGCACTTCCTGTGACAGTGATAGAACAGATAATTCACATAACACCAATACAGAAAGTATCGTGTGA
- the LOC116411742 gene encoding proto-oncogene Mas-like — protein sequence MASNYTNTTHFNDTNYFDGSHAPDSVIHYTIAAAVAMGLCLFGLVGNIIVFWYLFFRIPRNKYSVYIINLTAADLLLLTFAAILMMVNINTLVGSNPDFEGSAGFYTFLEIIYDLSLYSGMYFLTAIIIERCISELFPIWCHNYRPKTLSVTMCICLWILGCSESLIENLLCTQEDFSNQTPVCTAVEIMTFTLSIFICLPLMILSSFTLLIAIMWITRNRYPPRLYIIVIAAVCIFILSVIPFNFLWFLMYLRLLSSIQDTLGLYFASILTAALSSTCKPFMYFFVGRLWKQKSSNSIYDTLHRAFEAEDDEKEEIKCEK from the coding sequence ATGGCATCCAACTACACAAACACAACGCATTTTAATGATACAAACTACTTTGATGGAAGTCATGCTCCAGACTCTGTCATACATTATACAATAGCAGCTGCTGTTGCCATGGGCCTCTGTCTGTTTGGATTAGTGGGAAATATAATAGTTTTCTGGTACCTTTTCTTCAGGATCCCGCGGAACAAATACAGTGTTTACATTATTAACTTAACCGCAGCTGACCTGCTGTTACTAACATTTGCTGCTATTTTAATGATGGTCAATATAAACACATTAGTTGGTAGCAATCCTGATTTTGAAGGCAGTGCTGGATTTTATACCTTCTTAGAAATAATTTATGATCTTTCCCTATATTCTGGAATGTACTTTCTAACAGCTATCATTATAGAAAGATGCATTTCTGAGCTTTTCCCTATTTGGTGTCATAATTATCGCCCAAAGACACTGTCAGTAACAATGTGTATTTGCCTTTGGATTCTTGGATGCTCAGAAAGTCTCATTGAAAACTTATTATGTACCCAAGAAGATTTTAGTAATCAGACACCGGTTTGTACAGCAGTAGAGATTATGACATTCACTTTAAGCATTTTTATCTGTCTGCCATTAATGATCCTTTCTAGTTTCACTCTGCTAATTGCTATAATGTGGATCACCAGGAACAGATACCCACCAAGACTTTATATCATCGTTATTGCTGCAGTCTGCATTTTCATTTTGTCCGTGATACCATTCAACTTCCTCTGGTTTCTAATGTACTTGAGACTTTTGTCTTCAATACAAGATACTCTTGGTCTTTACTTTGCCAGTATACTAACTGCAGCTCTCAGTTCTACTTGCAAACCATTTATGTACTTCTTTGTTGGAAGACTGTGGAAACAGAAATCCAGTAATTCAATTTATGATACTCTTCATAGAGCCTTTGAGGCAGAAGATGATGAAAAGgaagaaataaaatgtgaaaaataa